A part of Microbacterium terregens genomic DNA contains:
- a CDS encoding ATP-dependent DNA helicase encodes MDSADGSGAASEFDTHQLAVVALPVEASGVVVGAPGSGKTATLVKRVAALVEAGVDPDGLVVLTPSRQTATALRDRLALAVGRATSGPIARSVASFAYQLVRGTAVAAGEEPPQLLTGGDEDQLIQDLLEGDAEDETDGISRWPDWLGPAVRSTKGFRTEVRTFLAECTTLGIEPDRLRALGQTHAIPVWQAMASFLSEYLQVRADMRGAHRDAAGLVREAVGVLRTGAAGAEIIQRGTVILVDDAQELTLGGVELLEACVQRGIAVLAFGDPDVGSGAFRGATPENFARLAHVLGSVSVLAAAHRGTAWQNEVVREVTQRIGAVGLVAHRARPSVDGVAVVPDASVRALTLRSPAEEFDAIARLLRERHVHDGIPWSSCAVIAHDTRQVAALERELAAREVPTRSSGPGRPLGTLAPVRDLLRLIELASRDAWTFEDAAEALLSTGGRLDPIELRRLRSALRHGELAAGGERSGRDLIVSAMRQPLEFDLIDTREARRAAVLARTIAVLRDELARGATAHELLWTAWDRSGLQRPWSESARGHGPLADQANRDLDAVVALFQAAKRFVERSLDADPRVFVRGILDSDVAEDRLDAPAGGEAVRILTPAGALGTEFDTVVIAGVQDGVWPNTRLRGSLLDTWRLADAATRADAGAASTLDRRRAAMHDELRLLARALSRATDRVIVTAVDDDDTGPSVFFEFLPDPERHAVEHPLSLRGLVAQHRRALTEPSSRGRAGERAARAAQQLALLADALVPGSAPREWFGVAAPTSTGPLRDLAHEDVRVSPSRLHTLEECELNWVIGDLGGDPGGATAGLGTIIHAALEHSAGSDEASLWAEVESRWGELTFEAEWRDRAERARARDLVRRLHLYLRRFEDSGGALIGAEPHFEVAIPLDDAEAFEHGAILSGYIDRVELTPEGTVVIMDLKTGKREPQTDLKVVDNPQLGAYQLAFESGAIPAAVGLPAGGAKLLVLRPTATRVDYATPWQPPFDDERRELFLERVRSAVTVMRGTTFTAPYEDHCRDEFSYGLCRIHTIGAVSAS; translated from the coding sequence ATGGACTCCGCGGACGGCTCGGGCGCGGCATCCGAGTTCGACACGCACCAGCTCGCGGTGGTCGCACTGCCGGTGGAGGCATCCGGCGTCGTCGTCGGCGCCCCCGGCAGCGGCAAGACCGCCACGCTGGTGAAGCGCGTCGCGGCGCTGGTCGAGGCGGGAGTCGACCCCGACGGGCTGGTGGTGCTGACCCCGTCGCGGCAGACCGCGACGGCCCTGCGTGACCGTCTCGCCCTTGCGGTGGGCCGGGCCACGTCGGGTCCGATCGCGCGCTCGGTCGCCTCGTTCGCGTATCAGCTCGTGCGGGGGACCGCGGTCGCCGCGGGCGAGGAGCCGCCGCAGCTGCTTACCGGCGGCGACGAGGACCAGCTGATCCAGGACCTGCTGGAGGGGGACGCCGAAGACGAGACCGACGGCATCAGCCGCTGGCCGGACTGGCTCGGACCGGCCGTCCGTTCGACCAAGGGGTTCCGCACCGAGGTGCGTACCTTTCTTGCCGAATGCACCACCCTCGGTATCGAGCCGGACCGGCTCCGCGCGCTGGGACAGACCCATGCGATCCCGGTGTGGCAGGCGATGGCATCCTTCCTCTCGGAGTACCTGCAGGTGCGTGCCGACATGCGGGGCGCGCATCGGGATGCCGCCGGCCTCGTGCGCGAAGCGGTCGGAGTGCTGCGCACGGGTGCGGCGGGCGCCGAGATCATCCAGCGCGGAACGGTGATCCTCGTCGACGATGCACAGGAGCTGACCCTCGGCGGCGTGGAACTGCTCGAGGCATGTGTCCAGCGGGGCATCGCCGTGCTCGCGTTCGGGGATCCGGATGTCGGTTCGGGCGCGTTCCGGGGCGCGACTCCCGAGAACTTCGCCCGGCTGGCACACGTGCTCGGCAGCGTGTCCGTGCTCGCGGCGGCGCACCGGGGGACCGCCTGGCAGAACGAGGTGGTCCGCGAGGTGACCCAGCGCATCGGCGCCGTCGGTCTGGTCGCGCACCGCGCGCGCCCCTCCGTCGACGGGGTTGCGGTGGTCCCGGACGCGTCGGTGCGCGCCCTCACGCTGCGCTCACCCGCCGAGGAGTTCGACGCGATCGCACGGCTTCTGCGCGAGCGGCACGTCCACGACGGCATCCCCTGGTCCTCCTGCGCGGTGATCGCGCACGACACCCGACAGGTGGCCGCGCTCGAGCGCGAGCTCGCCGCGCGCGAGGTGCCGACCCGGTCCAGCGGTCCGGGGCGTCCTCTCGGCACCCTCGCACCGGTCCGCGATCTGCTGAGGCTGATCGAACTCGCCTCCCGCGACGCATGGACGTTCGAGGATGCGGCCGAGGCGCTGCTCAGCACGGGCGGCCGCCTCGATCCGATCGAACTGCGACGACTCCGGTCGGCGCTGCGGCACGGCGAGCTCGCGGCCGGCGGCGAACGGTCGGGCCGCGACCTGATCGTGTCGGCGATGCGGCAGCCGCTGGAATTCGACCTGATCGACACGCGCGAGGCGCGGCGGGCGGCCGTCCTGGCGCGGACGATCGCCGTGCTGCGGGACGAACTGGCCCGGGGTGCGACCGCCCACGAGCTCCTGTGGACCGCATGGGACCGCAGCGGACTCCAGCGGCCGTGGTCCGAATCGGCGCGCGGACATGGGCCGCTGGCCGATCAGGCCAACCGTGACCTCGACGCCGTGGTGGCCCTGTTCCAGGCCGCGAAACGGTTCGTCGAACGATCGCTGGACGCCGACCCGCGCGTGTTCGTCCGCGGGATCCTGGACAGCGACGTCGCCGAGGACCGTCTCGACGCTCCCGCCGGCGGCGAGGCGGTGCGCATCCTCACGCCCGCCGGCGCGCTGGGTACCGAGTTCGACACTGTCGTGATCGCGGGGGTGCAGGACGGCGTCTGGCCGAACACGCGGCTGCGCGGGTCGCTCCTGGACACCTGGCGGTTGGCGGATGCCGCGACCAGGGCAGACGCGGGGGCCGCCTCGACGCTCGATCGACGCCGCGCCGCGATGCACGACGAGCTGCGGCTGCTGGCTCGCGCGCTCTCTCGGGCCACGGATCGGGTGATCGTGACCGCGGTCGATGACGACGACACCGGTCCGAGCGTGTTCTTCGAGTTCCTGCCCGACCCGGAGCGGCACGCGGTCGAGCACCCGCTCTCGCTCCGGGGTCTGGTCGCGCAGCACCGTCGGGCGCTCACCGAGCCCTCCTCGCGCGGAAGGGCGGGTGAGCGCGCCGCCCGCGCCGCGCAGCAGCTCGCACTGCTCGCCGACGCCCTCGTCCCGGGCTCTGCGCCGCGGGAGTGGTTCGGTGTTGCGGCGCCCACCTCGACCGGACCACTGCGCGATCTCGCGCACGAGGACGTGCGGGTGTCACCGTCGAGACTGCACACGCTCGAGGAATGCGAGCTCAACTGGGTGATCGGAGACCTGGGCGGCGACCCGGGCGGCGCGACGGCCGGACTCGGCACGATCATCCACGCGGCGCTGGAGCACTCTGCCGGCTCCGACGAGGCGAGCCTGTGGGCCGAGGTCGAGTCGCGGTGGGGCGAGCTGACCTTCGAGGCGGAGTGGCGCGACCGCGCGGAGCGCGCCCGGGCGCGCGACCTGGTGCGCCGGCTGCACCTGTATCTGCGGCGATTCGAGGACTCCGGCGGCGCGCTCATCGGCGCCGAGCCGCACTTCGAGGTCGCGATCCCGCTGGATGACGCCGAGGCGTTCGAGCACGGTGCGATCCTCTCGGGCTACATCGACCGGGTCGAGCTCACTCCGGAAGGCACGGTCGTGATCATGGATCTGAAGACCGGCAAGCGAGAACCGCAGACCGACCTGAAGGTGGTCGACAATCCGCAGCTGGGCGCCTACCAGCTCGCCTTCGAGTCCGGTGCGATCCCTGCCGCCGTCGGGCTGCCCGCCGGCGGTGCGAAGCTGCTGGTGCTGCGGCCGACCGCCACGCGCGTGGACTACGCGACCCCGTGGCAGCCTCCGTTCGATGACGAACGCCGCGAACTGTTCCTGGAACGGGTGCGATCGGCGGTGACCGTCATGCGAGGCACGACCTTCACTGCGCCGTATGAGGACCACTGTCGCGACGAGTTCTCGTACGGACTGTGCCGGATCCACACGATCGGCGCGGTGAGCGCGTCGTGA
- a CDS encoding DEAD/DEAH box helicase, translating to MTTFAELGVDQDIVETLAKKGIVDAFPIQEQTIPLGLPGQDIIGQAKTGTGKTFGFGIPVVQRLGLNPEHGVKALIVVPTRELCVQVYEDIDMLTTGRSTSVVAIYGGKAYEGQIEQLRAGAQIVVGTPGRLIDLNNQRLLDLSNATEVVLDEADKMLDLGFLPDIEKIFQKVPAIRHTQLFSATMPGPIVALARRFMTNPIHIRATDPDEGLTQANINHLVYRAHSMDKDEVIARILQAEGRGKTVVFTRTKRAAQRLSDELGDRGFNTASVHGDMSQEARERSMAAFKAGKKDVLIATDVAARGIDVDDVTHVINHTIPDDEKTYLHRAGRTGRAGKTGIAVTFVDWDDLHKWALINRALEFGQPEPVETYSSSPHLYSDLSIPAGTKGRLTTAPRTQTIKTQDAAPSRSSEREGTPRRRRRRSDEPGGNGTESEAQRAAAPEVPADHGSHDAAEGAGTHDGGGKEHHDGNAAPRRRRRRRGSRGGAPVAGA from the coding sequence GTGACGACCTTCGCCGAACTCGGCGTCGACCAGGACATCGTCGAGACCCTTGCCAAAAAAGGCATCGTCGACGCTTTCCCCATCCAGGAGCAGACCATTCCCCTCGGCCTGCCCGGCCAGGACATCATCGGCCAGGCCAAGACCGGCACGGGCAAGACCTTCGGCTTCGGCATCCCCGTCGTGCAGCGGCTCGGACTGAACCCCGAGCACGGCGTGAAGGCGCTCATCGTCGTGCCCACGCGCGAACTGTGCGTGCAGGTCTACGAGGACATCGACATGCTCACCACCGGTCGCTCCACCAGCGTCGTGGCGATCTACGGCGGCAAGGCGTACGAAGGTCAGATCGAGCAGCTGCGCGCCGGCGCGCAGATCGTGGTCGGCACTCCCGGCCGCCTGATCGACCTGAACAATCAGCGCCTCCTCGATCTGTCCAACGCGACCGAGGTCGTGCTGGACGAGGCTGACAAGATGCTCGATCTCGGCTTCCTCCCCGACATCGAGAAGATCTTCCAGAAGGTGCCCGCGATCCGGCACACGCAGCTCTTCTCCGCGACGATGCCCGGACCGATCGTCGCGCTCGCGCGCCGGTTCATGACGAACCCGATCCACATCCGTGCCACCGACCCCGACGAGGGGCTCACGCAGGCCAACATCAACCACCTCGTCTACCGCGCGCACTCGATGGACAAGGATGAGGTCATCGCCCGCATCCTGCAGGCCGAGGGTCGCGGCAAGACCGTCGTCTTCACCCGCACCAAGCGCGCCGCCCAGCGGCTCTCGGACGAGCTCGGAGACCGCGGCTTCAACACCGCCTCGGTCCACGGTGACATGAGCCAGGAAGCGCGCGAGCGTTCCATGGCCGCGTTCAAGGCCGGCAAGAAGGACGTGCTCATCGCCACCGACGTCGCCGCGCGCGGCATCGACGTCGACGACGTGACCCACGTCATCAACCACACGATCCCGGATGACGAGAAGACGTACCTGCACCGCGCCGGCCGTACCGGCCGCGCCGGCAAGACGGGCATCGCGGTCACCTTCGTGGACTGGGACGACCTGCACAAGTGGGCACTCATCAACCGCGCACTCGAGTTCGGCCAACCCGAGCCCGTCGAGACGTACTCGTCGAGCCCGCACCTGTACTCCGATCTCAGCATCCCGGCCGGCACCAAGGGACGCCTGACCACAGCCCCGCGGACGCAGACGATCAAGACGCAGGATGCTGCGCCTTCCCGCTCCTCGGAGCGCGAAGGCACACCGCGTCGCCGACGCCGTCGCTCGGACGAGCCGGGGGGCAACGGGACCGAGAGCGAGGCGCAGCGCGCCGCCGCCCCCGAGGTCCCCGCCGACCACGGCTCGCACGATGCCGCCGAGGGCGCCGGAACGCATGACGGCGGAGGCAAGGAGCACCACGACGGCAACGCGGCTCCGCGCCGCCGGCGTCGTCGTCGCGGATCACGCGGCGGCGCGCCCGTCGCCGGGGCCTGA
- a CDS encoding PHP domain-containing protein, with amino-acid sequence MSDTRRFRGPSDLHLHSVHSDGTESAAQVMAAAHRHGLRTAALTDHDTTSGWAEAAEAAASLGMTFIPGMELSAKYQWRSVHVLAYLVDPDDPGLREMTDRIRRSRLERARTMADRIGRDFDLHWDDIVAQTSDGATVGRPHIADALIAKGHVRDRTEAFSEILSPSGDYYVALYAPDPVLAVELIVGAGGVPIIAHPAGRAGLLPMPVLERMLAAGLAGFELGHRENLDAGIRTLSRISTERDLIVTGSSDYHGLGKPNQPGENTTTDDMVARIIERATGSEPVYP; translated from the coding sequence ATGTCGGACACGCGTCGTTTCAGGGGTCCGAGCGACCTGCACCTGCATTCGGTCCACTCCGACGGGACCGAGTCCGCCGCGCAGGTGATGGCCGCCGCGCACCGGCACGGACTGCGCACGGCCGCGCTCACCGATCACGACACTACCTCGGGCTGGGCCGAGGCAGCCGAGGCCGCGGCATCCCTCGGAATGACGTTCATTCCGGGAATGGAACTCTCCGCCAAGTATCAGTGGCGCAGCGTGCATGTGCTGGCGTACCTCGTCGATCCCGACGACCCCGGGTTGCGCGAGATGACCGACCGGATCCGGCGATCGCGGCTCGAACGGGCGCGGACGATGGCCGACCGGATCGGACGAGACTTCGACCTGCACTGGGACGACATCGTCGCGCAGACCTCGGACGGCGCCACCGTCGGGCGCCCGCACATCGCCGACGCCCTGATCGCGAAGGGGCATGTCCGGGACCGCACCGAGGCGTTCTCGGAGATCCTGAGCCCCTCGGGCGACTACTACGTCGCCCTCTACGCCCCGGATCCGGTGCTGGCCGTCGAACTGATCGTGGGCGCGGGCGGGGTGCCGATCATCGCCCACCCGGCAGGCCGCGCGGGACTGCTTCCCATGCCCGTCCTGGAGCGGATGCTGGCTGCGGGCCTGGCCGGGTTCGAGCTGGGACACCGCGAGAATCTGGATGCCGGTATCCGCACGCTCAGCCGGATCTCTACCGAGCGCGACCTCATCGTGACGGGCTCAAGCGACTACCACGGCCTCGGCAAGCCGAACCAGCCGGGCGAGAACACGACGACCGACGACATGGTGGCACGCATCATCGAGCGGGCCACCGGCAGCGAACCGGTCTATCCCTGA
- a CDS encoding UvrD-helicase domain-containing protein, with product MATLSAEVIAAALGQFPPTGEQTQVIEAPLDPALVVAGAGSGKTETMAARVVWLVANRIVRRDEVLGLTFTRKAAGELAERIQRRLQRLAEFERRGLLAALPALHADGRLDVFGELERAGGDGAKAAAARATAMDALAADVGAIAEAPDEDALLHRPTVATYNSFADQIVREHAVRIGRDPEAVILSESAAWLLMRRVVFGSDDPRLESRGEAVRSIVDAALRIARDGVDNLVSFDELADFPKRFDDVLDRPSTRKGTVVYSDVADAAEKVGALGLLADLAREYAAEKRRIGVLDFSDQVAGALEVVRTHPVVAGELRERFRVVLLDEYQDTSVVQTDLLAALFADTAVMAVGDPNQAIYGWRGASAGNLGGFAGSFSPGRVCAQFSLLTSWRNSAAVLTAANAVLAPLATRAAVVVEELRARPGAPAGAVDLVFEADLDAEADRVAEWFARIRAQRAAGAKSTTGAVLFRSKKHMVRFGDALGRRGIPHRILGLGGLLSTPEVVDVVCALRVLSDPAAGSALIRLLAGPRWAIGLPDLRELAALARRIARHDAALQPLSPEVVERIRGSAGDDDGSLVDALDFVLRHKPDHGWLSPFTPEARERLREAGAVFAGLRRAVGMPMPDLVRLIELELRLDAELSANESRGPARIASAQLRAFVDELHAFLAADESGSISSLLAWLDHAEQLDEFAPRTEPPEDDVVQLLTIHGSKGLEWDAVAVVRLVKDELPSAPRDTKGWLGFGVLPYSFRGDARWLPALQWERDAAPTQQDLKAAFESFVAANRARQLEEDRRLAYVAVTRARDHLLLTGASWSGTKRPRERSVFLNEIAQALHRELPEDVPGENPYLGERRVLQWPIDPLGARRDVVQRASAAVEAALAAPRVVPDRDVALLLAERDARQRPSGEAAPTRIAASRFKEFVSDYAGTVARIARPLPERPFRQTRLGTLFHVWVEQRSGRVGTARTLDDALWELDDDAPDTTASAEDAAVLATLQANFAASEWGALSPIEVETEIDFTVTGEPGLSLDGRPHVIICKLDAVYRRDDRDGRIEIVDWKTGAPPRNDAEREERMLQLELYRRAYHAMHGVPLEEIDVALYYVAADLVLRG from the coding sequence GTGGCGACACTGTCGGCCGAAGTCATCGCCGCGGCGCTCGGCCAGTTCCCGCCCACCGGCGAGCAGACCCAGGTCATCGAGGCGCCGCTGGACCCGGCGCTCGTGGTGGCCGGCGCCGGAAGCGGCAAGACCGAGACCATGGCCGCGCGGGTCGTCTGGCTCGTGGCGAACCGGATCGTGCGTCGCGACGAGGTTCTGGGGCTGACCTTCACGCGCAAGGCCGCGGGCGAGCTCGCCGAGCGGATCCAACGTCGGCTCCAGCGGCTGGCCGAATTCGAGCGCAGGGGACTGCTCGCCGCATTGCCCGCCTTGCACGCCGACGGTCGCCTGGACGTGTTCGGCGAGCTCGAGCGCGCGGGCGGGGACGGTGCGAAGGCGGCCGCGGCGAGGGCGACGGCGATGGACGCGCTGGCGGCCGACGTCGGCGCGATCGCCGAGGCCCCGGACGAGGACGCGCTCCTGCACCGCCCTACGGTCGCGACCTACAACAGCTTCGCCGATCAGATCGTCCGCGAGCACGCCGTCCGGATCGGCCGCGATCCGGAGGCCGTCATCCTCTCCGAGTCCGCGGCGTGGCTGCTCATGCGCCGTGTCGTGTTCGGCTCCGATGACCCGCGACTGGAAAGCCGCGGTGAGGCGGTGCGCAGCATCGTCGACGCGGCGCTGCGGATCGCGCGCGATGGCGTCGACAACCTCGTCTCCTTCGATGAGCTGGCCGACTTCCCGAAGCGGTTCGACGATGTCCTCGATCGGCCCTCGACCCGCAAGGGCACGGTCGTCTACAGCGATGTCGCCGACGCTGCCGAGAAGGTCGGGGCTCTCGGCCTGCTCGCGGACCTGGCGCGCGAGTACGCGGCCGAGAAGCGGCGGATCGGCGTGCTCGACTTCTCCGACCAGGTCGCCGGGGCACTGGAGGTGGTGCGCACGCACCCGGTCGTCGCCGGAGAACTGCGCGAGCGGTTCCGCGTGGTGCTGCTCGACGAGTATCAGGACACCTCGGTCGTGCAGACCGACCTGCTGGCCGCCCTGTTCGCCGACACGGCCGTCATGGCGGTCGGGGACCCGAACCAGGCGATCTACGGATGGCGCGGAGCGAGCGCCGGCAACCTGGGCGGCTTCGCGGGGTCGTTCTCGCCGGGCCGCGTGTGCGCGCAGTTCTCGCTTCTGACCAGCTGGCGAAACAGCGCCGCCGTACTGACCGCCGCCAACGCGGTGCTCGCGCCGTTGGCCACTCGCGCCGCGGTCGTCGTCGAGGAGCTGCGGGCGCGCCCCGGGGCTCCGGCCGGAGCGGTGGATCTGGTCTTCGAGGCGGACCTGGACGCCGAGGCGGACCGGGTCGCCGAGTGGTTCGCCCGCATACGGGCCCAGCGTGCCGCGGGCGCGAAGTCGACGACGGGCGCGGTCCTGTTCCGCAGCAAGAAGCACATGGTGCGCTTCGGCGACGCGCTCGGTCGCCGCGGCATCCCGCATCGCATCCTGGGGCTGGGCGGACTCCTGTCCACGCCGGAGGTCGTCGACGTGGTGTGCGCACTGCGCGTGCTGAGCGATCCTGCCGCCGGCTCCGCTCTGATCCGCCTGCTGGCAGGACCCCGATGGGCGATCGGGCTTCCCGATCTTCGTGAGCTGGCCGCCCTCGCCCGGCGCATCGCGCGCCACGACGCGGCCCTGCAGCCGCTGTCACCCGAGGTCGTCGAGCGCATCCGCGGCAGCGCCGGCGACGACGACGGCTCGCTGGTGGACGCACTTGATTTCGTGCTGCGCCACAAACCCGACCACGGCTGGCTGAGCCCGTTCACCCCCGAGGCGAGGGAGCGCCTGCGTGAGGCGGGTGCCGTCTTCGCCGGGCTGCGCAGGGCCGTAGGGATGCCGATGCCGGACCTCGTGCGGCTCATCGAGCTGGAGCTGCGTCTGGACGCGGAACTCTCGGCGAACGAGTCGCGCGGACCGGCACGGATCGCCTCGGCGCAGCTGCGCGCGTTCGTCGACGAGCTGCACGCGTTCCTGGCCGCCGACGAGTCGGGGTCGATCTCGAGTCTGCTGGCGTGGCTGGATCACGCCGAGCAGCTCGACGAGTTCGCCCCGCGGACCGAGCCGCCCGAGGACGATGTCGTGCAGCTGCTCACGATCCACGGTTCGAAGGGCCTGGAGTGGGACGCCGTGGCGGTCGTGCGCCTGGTCAAGGACGAGCTGCCGAGCGCACCGCGCGACACGAAGGGGTGGCTCGGATTCGGGGTCCTGCCCTACTCCTTCCGCGGCGATGCGCGGTGGCTGCCGGCGCTGCAGTGGGAGCGGGATGCTGCGCCGACGCAGCAGGATCTGAAAGCCGCCTTCGAGTCGTTCGTGGCGGCGAACCGCGCCCGACAGCTCGAGGAGGATCGGCGGCTGGCGTATGTGGCAGTGACCCGCGCGCGCGATCACCTGCTGCTGACCGGTGCGAGCTGGTCAGGCACCAAGCGCCCCCGCGAGCGGAGCGTGTTCCTCAACGAGATCGCGCAGGCACTGCACAGGGAACTGCCCGAGGACGTCCCCGGCGAGAACCCGTACCTGGGGGAGCGTCGCGTGCTGCAATGGCCGATCGACCCGCTCGGCGCTCGTCGCGACGTCGTCCAGCGCGCCTCCGCGGCGGTCGAGGCGGCGCTGGCAGCGCCGCGTGTCGTGCCCGACCGAGACGTCGCGCTGCTGCTGGCGGAGCGCGATGCGCGTCAGCGTCCGTCCGGCGAGGCCGCCCCGACCCGCATCGCGGCGTCGCGTTTCAAGGAGTTCGTGTCGGACTATGCCGGCACCGTCGCCCGCATCGCGCGGCCCCTGCCGGAGCGACCGTTCCGGCAGACCCGGCTGGGGACGCTCTTCCACGTCTGGGTCGAGCAGCGCTCGGGTCGAGTCGGCACGGCCAGAACCCTCGATGACGCCCTGTGGGAGCTCGACGACGACGCGCCGGACACGACGGCCTCCGCGGAAGATGCCGCCGTGCTCGCGACGCTGCAGGCGAACTTCGCCGCATCGGAATGGGGGGCGCTCAGCCCGATCGAGGTCGAGACGGAGATCGACTTCACCGTCACGGGCGAGCCCGGCCTGAGCCTGGACGGGCGACCGCACGTGATCATCTGCAAGCTCGACGCCGTCTATCGGCGGGACGATCGCGACGGCCGCATCGAGATCGTCGACTGGAAGACCGGCGCACCTCCGCGGAACGACGCGGAGCGGGAAGAGCGGATGCTGCAGCTCGAGCTGTACCGGCGTGCGTACCACGCGATGCACGGTGTGCCGTTGGAGGAGATCGACGTGGCGCTCTACTACGTCGCGGCTGACCTGGTTCTGCGCGGCTGA
- a CDS encoding SHOCT domain-containing protein produces MRYLDAVEYQGFWGSIWDLIWWFLLAFVFVSYLFALFAVVADLFRDHKLNGWAKALWFIFLILFPILSVLIYLIARGKGMAERSAAQARDLRSAQDDYIRSVAGGSPSEEIAKAKSLLDSGAINQAEFDHIKSRALS; encoded by the coding sequence ATGAGATACCTCGACGCCGTGGAATATCAGGGATTCTGGGGGTCCATCTGGGACCTCATCTGGTGGTTCCTGCTGGCCTTCGTCTTCGTCTCCTACCTCTTCGCGCTGTTCGCCGTGGTGGCGGATCTGTTCCGCGACCACAAGCTCAACGGGTGGGCGAAGGCGCTGTGGTTCATCTTCCTGATCCTCTTCCCGATCCTCTCGGTTCTGATCTATCTGATCGCCCGCGGCAAAGGGATGGCCGAGCGCAGTGCGGCTCAGGCCAGGGATCTGAGGTCAGCGCAGGACGACTACATCAGGTCGGTGGCAGGCGGCAGCCCGTCCGAGGAGATCGCCAAGGCGAAGTCGCTGCTTGATTCGGGCGCGATCAACCAGGCCGAGTTCGACCACATCAAGTCCCGGGCCCTGAGCTAG
- a CDS encoding ferritin-like fold-containing protein, which yields MVKWFWQQRPQGRKLQLRSRGEASDAHRVDFEALAPDIDTFLGQAAYLQLGYFETLSELIASTPELAQKESLSRAAGAALQKHEELVALIRERGDDPTSLMLPFREPLDAFRRATHGVRPQETMLSVHITAGMLDDFYLALSSSYGDTGRRVARILRADDDREAIVDIIGATIASDPEWASLLAMWGRRLVGDTLLIARAALGLTTLQIADERQVEPVFTELMGAHSKRMDAMGLAA from the coding sequence GTGGTGAAGTGGTTCTGGCAGCAGCGCCCGCAGGGACGAAAGCTCCAACTGCGTTCGCGCGGTGAGGCGAGCGATGCTCACCGCGTCGACTTCGAGGCGCTCGCGCCCGACATCGACACGTTCCTCGGTCAGGCCGCGTATCTGCAGCTGGGCTATTTCGAGACTCTGTCAGAGCTCATCGCCTCGACACCGGAGCTGGCGCAGAAGGAATCGCTCTCGCGCGCCGCGGGTGCCGCCCTGCAGAAGCACGAGGAACTGGTCGCGCTGATCCGCGAGCGCGGTGATGACCCGACGAGCCTGATGCTTCCGTTCCGTGAGCCGCTGGACGCCTTTCGACGCGCGACGCACGGGGTGCGGCCTCAGGAGACCATGCTCTCGGTGCACATCACCGCGGGGATGCTGGATGACTTCTACCTCGCGCTCTCCTCGAGCTACGGCGACACCGGACGCCGGGTGGCCCGGATCCTGCGCGCAGACGATGACCGCGAAGCGATCGTGGACATCATCGGCGCGACGATCGCCAGCGACCCGGAGTGGGCGTCGCTCCTGGCGATGTGGGGACGCCGTCTGGTCGGTGACACTCTGCTGATCGCGCGGGCGGCGCTCGGGCTGACGACGCTGCAGATCGCGGACGAGCGGCAGGTCGAGCCGGTGTTCACCGAGCTGATGGGCGCGCACTCCAAGCGCATGGATGCGATGGGTCTGGCGGCCTGA
- a CDS encoding DUF3107 domain-containing protein — translation MEIRIGITNTGRELNFETNEPVADVKKSVASALDAGATHVSFTDAKGTSYIVPTASLAYIEFGTEESRRVGFVA, via the coding sequence GTGGAGATCCGCATCGGCATCACCAACACCGGCCGTGAGCTCAACTTCGAGACCAATGAGCCCGTGGCCGACGTCAAGAAGTCCGTCGCCAGTGCTCTGGACGCGGGCGCGACCCACGTGAGCTTCACCGATGCGAAGGGCACGAGCTACATCGTCCCGACCGCGAGCCTGGCCTACATCGAGTTCGGCACCGAAGAGTCCCGCCGCGTGGGCTTCGTCGCCTGA